A genomic segment from Blastococcus sp. PRF04-17 encodes:
- a CDS encoding DUF47 domain-containing protein: protein MPFSLTPKDSSFYPLFAASAENLVAATDVLGEFIHDHARRAELAARLRDLEHEADQTTHAIFRHLNTSFVTPFDREDIYKLASNLDDVMDFVEAAADLVVLTGLGTLPAEMSQQVALLQRCAQTTAEAMPRLRTLKDLSDYWIEVNRIENEADKLYRRLLSRLYSGEFDALEILKLKEVADQLEEAADAFEHIANVVETIAVKES from the coding sequence GTGCCCTTCAGCCTGACGCCCAAGGACTCGAGCTTCTATCCGCTGTTCGCCGCGTCCGCGGAGAACCTCGTGGCCGCCACCGACGTCCTCGGCGAGTTCATCCACGACCACGCCCGGCGCGCCGAGCTGGCCGCGCGGCTGCGCGACCTGGAGCACGAGGCCGACCAGACCACGCACGCGATCTTCCGGCACCTCAACACCAGCTTCGTGACGCCGTTCGACCGCGAGGACATCTACAAGCTCGCCAGCAACCTCGACGACGTCATGGACTTCGTCGAGGCCGCCGCGGACCTCGTCGTCCTCACCGGGCTGGGCACCCTTCCCGCCGAGATGAGCCAGCAGGTCGCCCTCCTCCAGCGCTGCGCGCAGACGACCGCCGAGGCCATGCCGCGGCTGAGGACGCTCAAGGACCTCTCCGACTACTGGATCGAGGTCAACCGCATCGAGAACGAGGCGGACAAGCTCTACCGCCGCCTGCTCTCCCGGCTCTACAGCGGCGAGTTCGACGCCCTGGAGATCCTGAAGCTCAAGGAGGTCGCCGACCAGCTCGAGGAGGCGGCCGACGCCTTCGAGCACATCGCCAACGTGGTCGAGACCATCGCGGTCAAGGAGTCCTGA
- a CDS encoding inorganic phosphate transporter, giving the protein MDPAFLGLVVIILVALAFDYTNGFHDAANAIAVAVSTKALTPRVALALAAVMNLVGALLSTEVAKTVGAGIIEPPEGAGGLEIVFAGVVGAIVWNLITWWYGLPSSSSHALIGGLVGAALAAAHSVQWMGVFEKVIVPMIVSPLVGFGLGYLFMLALLWAFRRSHVARANRNFKLAQIVSSATMALGHGMQDAQKTMGIMTLALFTAGEIDTFEVPFWVVLSAAAAIAAGTYAGGFRIMRTMGRRIIQLTPTGGFAAQTVASSVMVTTATVFAVPVSTTHITTTSIMGVGATRRLSAVRWGVAGNIVGAWIVTLPAAAAVAAVTYFLTDLVVG; this is encoded by the coding sequence ATGGATCCGGCCTTCCTCGGGCTCGTCGTGATCATCCTGGTCGCGCTGGCCTTCGACTACACCAACGGCTTCCACGACGCGGCCAACGCGATCGCCGTCGCCGTCTCCACCAAGGCGCTGACGCCGCGGGTGGCCCTGGCGCTGGCCGCCGTGATGAACCTGGTCGGCGCGCTGCTGTCCACCGAGGTGGCCAAGACCGTGGGCGCCGGGATCATCGAGCCACCGGAGGGCGCCGGGGGTCTGGAGATCGTCTTCGCGGGGGTCGTCGGCGCGATCGTCTGGAACCTGATCACCTGGTGGTACGGACTGCCGTCGTCGTCCTCCCACGCCCTGATCGGCGGCCTGGTCGGCGCCGCCCTCGCCGCGGCCCACTCGGTGCAGTGGATGGGCGTGTTCGAGAAGGTCATCGTCCCGATGATCGTCTCGCCGCTGGTCGGCTTCGGGCTCGGCTACCTGTTCATGCTCGCCCTGCTGTGGGCGTTCCGGCGGTCCCACGTCGCCAGGGCCAACCGCAACTTCAAGCTGGCGCAGATCGTCAGCTCGGCCACGATGGCGCTGGGCCACGGGATGCAGGACGCCCAGAAGACGATGGGCATCATGACCCTCGCCCTGTTCACCGCGGGGGAGATCGACACCTTCGAGGTGCCGTTCTGGGTGGTGCTGTCCGCCGCGGCGGCGATCGCGGCGGGCACCTACGCCGGCGGTTTCCGGATCATGCGGACGATGGGGCGCCGGATCATCCAGCTGACGCCGACCGGCGGGTTCGCCGCGCAGACGGTCGCCTCCAGCGTCATGGTCACCACCGCCACCGTCTTCGCCGTCCCCGTGTCGACGACGCACATCACCACCACGTCGATCATGGGTGTCGGCGCGACCCGGCGGCTGTCGGCGGTCCGCTGGGGCGTGGCCGGCAACATCGTGGGCGCCTGGATCGTGACCCTGCCGGCCGCCGCGGCCGTGGCAGCCGTGACCTACTTCCTGACCGACCTGGTCGTGGGGTGA
- a CDS encoding MFS transporter gives MTGATAPAPVALGTAAGRWLVAVTVLASGMAFLDGTAVQVALPAIGRDLEANLSGLQWTVNGYTLALAALILLGGSLGDRYGRRRVFVIGVVWFAAASLLCGLAQNTGQLVAARALQGIGGALLTPGSLALIQASFRPGDRGRAIGLWSSLSGISALIGPFLGGLLVDAVSWRLVFLINVPIAVVIVAVAGRHVPESRDGGHHGRFDVAGAALGAVALGGVTYALIAGADTFARTDVVVSAALGVAAAVGFVVRERAAADPMLPLGVFADRQFTGANLSTLAVYGALGGSGLFLVLQLQNVLGYGATAAGAAMLPSILLLTLLSPRAGALAQQIGPRLPMTVGPLVIAAGTLLLAWVDGDAPYVVEVLPGTVLQGLGLALTVAPLTATVLGAAPDAMAGVASGVNNAVARAAQLLAVAALPVAVGLSGDDYTDPVAFTSGFSTAMIICAGLFAAGGLTAWSTIRSDVLQTTSR, from the coding sequence GTGACCGGCGCCACCGCACCCGCGCCGGTCGCGCTGGGCACCGCTGCTGGGCGCTGGCTGGTGGCGGTCACGGTGCTCGCGTCGGGCATGGCCTTCCTCGACGGGACCGCCGTGCAGGTGGCGCTGCCCGCGATCGGCCGCGACCTCGAGGCCAACCTGTCGGGGCTGCAGTGGACGGTCAACGGCTACACCCTGGCGCTGGCGGCGCTGATCCTGCTCGGCGGATCGCTCGGCGACCGCTACGGGCGGCGCCGGGTGTTCGTCATCGGCGTGGTCTGGTTCGCCGCCGCCTCCCTGCTGTGCGGCCTGGCGCAGAACACCGGGCAGCTCGTCGCGGCCCGGGCGCTGCAGGGCATCGGCGGCGCGCTGCTGACGCCGGGCAGCCTGGCGCTGATCCAGGCCTCGTTCCGTCCCGGTGACCGCGGCCGGGCCATCGGGCTGTGGTCGTCGCTGTCGGGCATCTCCGCGCTGATCGGCCCCTTCCTCGGCGGGCTGCTGGTCGACGCGGTGAGCTGGCGGCTGGTCTTCCTCATCAACGTGCCGATCGCCGTGGTCATCGTCGCGGTCGCCGGCCGGCACGTGCCCGAGAGCCGGGACGGCGGCCATCACGGCCGGTTCGACGTCGCCGGCGCGGCACTCGGCGCCGTCGCGCTCGGCGGCGTCACCTACGCGCTGATCGCCGGGGCGGACACCTTCGCGCGGACCGACGTCGTCGTCTCCGCGGCGCTCGGCGTGGCCGCGGCGGTCGGCTTCGTCGTCCGTGAGCGGGCGGCCGCGGACCCGATGCTGCCGCTCGGCGTCTTCGCCGACCGTCAGTTCACCGGCGCCAACCTGTCGACCCTCGCCGTCTACGGCGCGCTGGGCGGGAGCGGCCTGTTCCTCGTCCTGCAGCTGCAGAACGTGCTCGGCTACGGCGCCACGGCGGCCGGGGCGGCGATGCTGCCGTCGATCCTGCTGCTCACCCTGCTCTCGCCCCGGGCCGGGGCGCTGGCCCAGCAGATCGGCCCGCGGCTGCCGATGACCGTCGGCCCGCTGGTGATCGCCGCGGGCACGCTCCTGCTGGCCTGGGTGGACGGCGACGCCCCGTACGTCGTCGAGGTACTGCCGGGCACGGTGCTGCAGGGGCTGGGCCTCGCCCTCACCGTGGCGCCGCTGACCGCCACCGTGCTGGGCGCGGCGCCCGACGCGATGGCCGGCGTCGCCAGCGGCGTCAACAACGCCGTCGCCCGCGCGGCCCAGCTGCTGGCGGTCGCGGCCCTGCCGGTCGCGGTTGGCCTCTCCGGCGACGACTACACCGACCCGGTCGCCTTCACCAGCGGCTTCTCCACGGCGATGATCATCTGTGCGGGGCTGTTCGCCGCGGGCGGGCTCACGGCCTGGTCGACGATCCGGTCCGACGTGCTGCAGACCACATCCCGCTGA
- a CDS encoding sulfite exporter TauE/SafE family protein, translated as MKTLVLLALVGLGAQLVDGSLGMAYGVTSTTLLLAIGTSPAAASATVHLAEIGTTLASGLSHWKFGNVDWKVVAKIGLPGAIGAFAGATFLASLSTAVAAPVMSLILLTLGVYILVRFTLRGIDRRHLGKPMRKRFLGPLGLVAGFVDATGGGGWGPVGTPAILASGRMEPRKVIGSIDTSEFLVALAASLGFLFALGSQGVNFTWVAGLLIGGLIAAPIAAWLVRHIPPRLLGSLVGGIIVLTNTRTLLRSDWIDAADGTRYLVYGAIYLIWAAAVVWSFIEYRKDRDLESAEAVSALAERNAVAERNVGTEQEAAPVAESVPAGRPSAPRD; from the coding sequence GTGAAGACCCTTGTTCTGCTCGCCCTCGTCGGCCTGGGTGCGCAGCTCGTGGACGGCAGCCTGGGCATGGCCTACGGCGTCACCTCGACCACCCTGCTGCTCGCCATCGGCACCAGTCCCGCGGCCGCCTCGGCCACGGTGCACCTCGCGGAGATCGGGACGACGCTCGCCTCGGGCCTCTCCCACTGGAAGTTCGGCAACGTCGACTGGAAGGTCGTCGCCAAGATCGGCCTCCCCGGCGCGATCGGCGCGTTCGCCGGCGCGACGTTCCTCGCCAGCCTGTCCACCGCGGTCGCGGCCCCGGTGATGTCGCTGATCCTCCTCACGCTCGGCGTCTACATCCTGGTGCGATTCACGCTCCGGGGCATCGACCGCCGGCACCTGGGCAAGCCGATGCGCAAGCGCTTCCTCGGCCCGCTGGGCCTGGTCGCCGGCTTCGTCGACGCCACCGGCGGCGGCGGGTGGGGCCCGGTCGGCACGCCCGCCATCCTGGCCAGCGGCCGGATGGAGCCGCGCAAGGTGATCGGCTCGATCGACACTTCCGAGTTCCTGGTGGCGCTGGCTGCCAGCCTCGGGTTCCTGTTCGCGCTCGGCTCGCAGGGCGTGAACTTCACGTGGGTCGCAGGGCTGCTGATCGGCGGCCTGATCGCCGCGCCGATCGCCGCGTGGCTGGTCCGGCACATCCCGCCCCGGCTGCTCGGCTCCCTGGTCGGCGGCATCATCGTGCTGACCAACACCCGCACGCTGCTGAGGAGCGACTGGATCGACGCCGCCGACGGCACCCGCTACCTGGTGTACGGGGCGATCTACCTGATCTGGGCCGCGGCCGTGGTGTGGTCGTTCATCGAGTACCGGAAGGACCGCGACCTGGAGTCGGCCGAGGCCGTCTCCGCCCTGGCCGAGCGCAACGCGGTGGCCGAGCGCAACGTGGGGACCGAGCAGGAGGCCGCGCCCGTCGCCGAGTCGGTGCCGGCCGGTCGCCCCAGCGCCCCGCGCGACTGA
- a CDS encoding NAD-dependent epimerase/dehydratase family protein, whose translation MRLLVLGGTHFLGRHVASAALERGHDVATFTRGVSGEPPEGARPLHGDRDDPDALPKALADGTPDLVVDTSCQTRTAARNAAEVLGDVRAYAFVSSLNAYANWPPGPIGREDDEPTWTTDDEEYGPIKAASERILGAALGDRFLTARAGLIIGPYDPIHRLGWWLERIARGGRVVVPDALEQPIAAVDARDLAEWLIEAVERGLSGAVNATGPTGMSTLGGLLELCREVTGSDAEWVPVPEAALLAAGVEPWVHLPLWLPADVARTAWDVDTSRARELGLPSRPLRDSVADTWAWLRADGRPPRAAHRPEPGLPFEIEAHLLAGVRDDQVT comes from the coding sequence ATGCGGCTCCTCGTCCTCGGCGGCACCCACTTCCTCGGCCGGCACGTCGCCTCCGCGGCGCTCGAGCGCGGCCACGACGTCGCCACCTTCACCCGCGGCGTCTCGGGGGAGCCCCCCGAAGGAGCGCGTCCCCTGCACGGCGACCGCGACGACCCCGACGCCCTCCCGAAGGCGCTGGCCGACGGGACGCCCGACCTGGTCGTGGACACGTCGTGCCAGACGCGCACCGCGGCCCGCAACGCCGCCGAGGTGCTCGGCGACGTCCGCGCCTACGCCTTCGTCAGCAGCCTGAACGCCTACGCGAACTGGCCGCCCGGTCCGATCGGTCGGGAGGACGACGAGCCGACCTGGACGACGGACGACGAGGAGTACGGCCCCATCAAGGCCGCGAGCGAGCGGATCCTGGGCGCGGCGCTGGGCGATCGGTTCCTGACCGCCCGCGCCGGGCTCATCATCGGCCCGTACGACCCCATCCACCGGCTCGGCTGGTGGCTGGAGCGCATCGCCCGGGGCGGCCGGGTCGTCGTCCCGGATGCACTGGAGCAGCCGATCGCCGCGGTGGACGCCCGGGACCTGGCGGAGTGGCTGATCGAGGCGGTCGAGCGCGGACTCTCCGGCGCGGTGAACGCGACCGGGCCGACCGGCATGAGCACGCTCGGCGGGCTGCTGGAGCTCTGCCGCGAGGTGACCGGCAGCGACGCGGAGTGGGTGCCGGTGCCGGAGGCCGCGCTGCTGGCCGCCGGGGTCGAGCCGTGGGTGCACCTGCCGCTGTGGCTGCCGGCCGACGTGGCGCGCACGGCTTGGGACGTCGACACCTCCCGTGCGCGCGAGCTCGGGTTGCCCAGCCGCCCGCTGCGCGACTCGGTGGCCGACACGTGGGCCTGGCTGCGGGCAGACGGGCGCCCGCCCAGGGCGGCGCACCGCCCCGAACCCGGCCTGCCGTTCGAAATCGAGGCCCACCTGCTCGCCGGCGTCCGCGATGATCAGGTGACCTGA